Genomic DNA from Lactuca sativa cultivar Salinas chromosome 8, Lsat_Salinas_v11, whole genome shotgun sequence:
AAGAAATCAAAGGAAACGAAGATGGTGAAGTTGATGATGGTTTTTCAGTTGTGAAGGAGAGTGAAGAGACTTCCAAAGAAGGTGTTCTTCAAGATCCAATATCTGAAGAGCCACGAGTTGACACAGTTGACCAGGTGGTTCTGAAGGAGTTGCCTTTGCAAGAAGCTCAAGATCTTTCTGTTCCAACCGAGTCAGTTTCTGAAGTGAATGTAGAGACATTCATAGAAGATGCTCAAGATTCTCTCAAAGAACTTTCAGTTGTCCATGAAAATGAAGGTGTTGAAGTTGGTGAAAGTGCATCAGTTAAAGATGTGTCAGTTGTGAAGAACGAGGGTGAAGATCAAGATCCCTCTGAAGAGACAAAAGAAAGTTCATCAAGAGAATTTGATCAATCGATTATGAAGAGCATACATAATAAAGAGGCTGATCAGATCCCTACAAAATCAGCTGAGTCAGTTATTGAAGTGGATGTAGACGCAATATCATTTGAAGATGCTGAAGATTCTTTCAAAACACCACTCGGAAGCCTTTCTATTGGATATATGTCTCAGGTGATGAGATCTTtgaaggaattagcacaaaatcCTTATTTAGCAGCTGATTCTGTAGATGAAGTTAATGTACAAAAATCCTTAAAAGAGGATCAAGATTCTATCACAGAGCCACATGGAGTCTCTTCTCTTGTTGATGCGTCTCCTGTTGAAGAAATTGTTCAAGGAATTGAAGTTGCTGAAGGTGGTGAAAGTGCTTCTCATGTTGAGCCAGTTTTGAAGGTGGAAGAAGAAATATCCAAGGAAAGTGTTCTTGAAGAAGAGCTAATAACTGAAGGTTCTACACAAGAACAAGTTAAGCGAGTTGATGAGTTGCTCATGGAGGCTATACCTTTGGAAAAGGCTCAAGGTCCAATTAAATATTCTTTGGAAGAAGTTGTTAAAGGAAACGTATGTGGTGTGGGTGAATGTACATGTGATTATCCACTGATTAATTATGTTGTGTCAGAGGATAAGAAGATGTCATTCAGAGGTATTTCAAAAAAACATTCTAAAAAGCCAAATGGAAAATTTTCACATGATCCAGAAGAAATGTTTGATAACATTGATATGTCTCGTGTTGAAGGCTTTGTTCGATTTAATGGTCATGGGAATGAGCCAATTGGATTATCTTCACGTGATGATGTGGCGTCTGTAGAAGGTGTTGTTCCAGGAAATGAAACCGCTGAAGATGGTAAAGGTGAATTTAATCATGTGTTAGTTTTAAAGGAGGAAGAAGAGATCATGCCTATAGAAGGTGTTCTTGAAGAGACAAATGGACATTCTTCAGATGAACCAAAGGTAATGATTAAGACACTTGATCAAGAGATACAAGGTGATTCAGGTTCTGAAGCAAATGTAGAGACATTTTTAGAAGATGCTAAAGAATATTCTCTCAAAGTGCCTCTGGGAATTAGCTCTTTTCTAGTTAAAGGAAATGAGTATCAAGAAGTTGGTGAAAAGGAAACGTTGGTTAATCCTTTTGTGTTGGGTATagaggatgaggaggatgatgaaGACATGTCTATAGGtgatggtgttcttgaagatccttTAGAAGAAAAGAAAATCGAAACTTCTTCAGATGAACTACAAGCAACGGTGAAAATGATTGATAATTCAGTTTTGGATGTTGAAGAGTCACTTTCTGAAGCGAATGTAGACACATCTTTAAAAGATGCTCAAGGTTCTTTCAAAGAGCCAATAAGAGAATCTTCCATGGATGATGTACTTCATCATGTTGATTCAGTTATGAAGGAGAATGAAGATATGTCAATGGAAGATGTTCTTGAAGAGCCAATTCCAAGTTCTTCAGATGAACCACAACCAATGGATAAGAGAGTTGATCAAGATCTTTCTACACAAGCTAAGTCAATTGAAGTGAATGTAGATGCATCCTTCGAAGTTACTCAAGATTCTTTCAAGGTGCCATTGGAAGACTCTTCAATGGATGATTTGTCTCATGTTGAAGCTAGTGATCAAAGTGAAAGTCAAGGTGAAGATTCTTTCAAAGATAAAGGTTATGAAGGTGCAACAATGGTTAACATAGTTGAGTTAGTTATGGAGGAGAAAGAAGAGAAGTCCATAGAAGGTGTTCTTGAAGAATCTTTTGAACATCCTTCAAATGAACCAGAGTTAATTGTTAAGACGGTTGATCAGTCTATTCTGAAAGAGGCTCAACATCCATCTTTAGCAGAAGAATCAGAGTCAGTTATCGATGTGTTACCAATTGAAGCCATGGTTGAAGGTAATGAAGTTGCCGAAGTTCATGAAAGTGCATCTGAATATTCTTTACAAGAACCAAAAGCAATAATTAAGACCATTGCTCAGTTTGTTCTAAAAGGGCTACATTACAAAGAGGATCATGATCCTTCAGTTCTTGAAGTGAATGAAGACACATCCTCTGAAGATAGTGAAGTTTCTTTCGAAACGCCACTTGGAAGCCCTTCTGTGGACCATGTCTCCCCTAATGAAGCCTTCGCTCAATGGAATGAGTCAACTGAGTCAATTGAAGAAAACTTAGAGTCACGCTTAAAGGATGCTAAAAATTCTCCCATTGATTCATCAGGAAGCTTTTCTCTAGTTGACATGTCTTATATGGAAGGCATTGAAGAAAATGAAAGTGCTGAAGCTGTGTCAGTTTTGAAGGATGGTAAAGAGGTGTCTATGGTAGGCGTTCTTGAAGAACAATTTGAAAAGAAAGATGGAGATTCCTCACATGAACAAGAAGCAATGGTTAACACAACTGATAGTGCTGAAGTTGATGAAAAAGAGGTGTCTATGGAAGGTGGTCTTGAAGAACAATATGGAAAGAAAGATGGAGATTCCTCACATGAACAAGAAGCAATGGTTAACACAATTGATAGTGCTGAAGTTGATGAAAAAGAGGTGTCTATGGAAGGTGGTCTTGAAGAACAATATGGAAAGAAAGATGGAGATTCCTCACATGAAGAAGAAGCATTGGTTAACACAATTGGTAGTGCTGAAGTTGATGAAAAAGAGGTGTCTATGGAAGGTGGTCTTGAAGAACAATTTGAAAAGAAAGATGGAGATTCCTCACATGAACAAGAAGCATTAGTTAACACAATTGATAGTGCTGAAGTTGATGAAAAAGAGGTGTCTATGGAAGGTGGTCTTGAAGAACAATTTGAAAAGAAAGATGGAGATTCCTCACATGAAGAAGAAGCATTGGTTAACACAATTGATAGTGCTGAAGTTGATGAAAAAGAGGTGTCTATGGAAGGTGGTCTTGAAGAACAATTTGAAAAGAAAGATGGAGATTCCTCACATGAAGAAGAAGCATTGGTTAACACAATTGATAGTGCTGAAGTTGATGAAAAAGAGGTGTCTATGGAAGGTGTTCTTGAAGAACAATTTGAAAAGAAAGTTGGAGATTCTTCACATGAACAAGAGGAAACGGTTAGCACAATTGATATATCTCTTCTGAAAGAGAAAGAGACAGAAGATCTGTCTACACCAGTTGAGTCAGTTAGTGAAGTGAATGTAGAGACATCTGTAAAAGATTCTCAAGATTCTTTGAATGAACCATTGGGAATCCCCTCTATGGATGACGCGTCTCTTCTTGAAGGCGTAGTTCAAGGAAATGAATTTGGTGAAATTGGTGAAAGTAAAGAGATCTCTAAAGAAGGTGTTGTTCAAGATC
This window encodes:
- the LOC111891786 gene encoding uncharacterized protein LOC111891786, producing the protein MPSGPKKRRAARRKRGLNSNHTEDEVEDAVEVSQTLSNGDMKAESHEHVEKSKDVPVVEECDSVGSNGKKESVHDEKIITHATVMLESSDSVGNKEKESESEAVDQILIQPISKEIKGNEDGEVDDGFSVVKESEETSKEGVLQDPISEEPRVDTVDQVVLKELPLQEAQDLSVPTESVSEVNVETFIEDAQDSLKELSVVHENEGVEVGESASVKDVSVVKNEGEDQDPSEETKESSSREFDQSIMKSIHNKEADQIPTKSAESVIEVDVDAISFEDAEDSFKTPLGSLSIGYMSQVMRSLKELAQNPYLAADSVDEVNVQKSLKEDQDSITEPHGVSSLVDASPVEEIVQGIEVAEGGESASHVEPVLKVEEEISKESVLEEELITEGSTQEQVKRVDELLMEAIPLEKAQGPIKYSLEEVVKGNVCGVGECTCDYPLINYVVSEDKKMSFRGISKKHSKKPNGKFSHDPEEMFDNIDMSRVEGFVRFNGHGNEPIGLSSRDDVASVEGVVPGNETAEDGKGEFNHVLVLKEEEEIMPIEGVLEETNGHSSDEPKVMIKTLDQEIQGDSGSEANVETFLEDAKEYSLKVPLGISSFLVKGNEYQEVGEKETLVNPFVLGIEDEEDDEDMSIGDGVLEDPLEEKKIETSSDELQATVKMIDNSVLDVEESLSEANVDTSLKDAQGSFKEPIRESSMDDVLHHVDSVMKENEDMSMEDVLEEPIPSSSDEPQPMDKRVDQDLSTQAKSIEVNVDASFEVTQDSFKVPLEDSSMDDLSHVEASDQSESQGEDSFKDKGYEGATMVNIVELVMEEKEEKSIEGVLEESFEHPSNEPELIVKTVDQSILKEAQHPSLAEESESVIDVLPIEAMVEGNEVAEVHESASEYSLQEPKAIIKTIAQFVLKGLHYKEDHDPSVLEVNEDTSSEDSEVSFETPLGSPSVDHVSPNEAFAQWNESTESIEENLESRLKDAKNSPIDSSGSFSLVDMSYMEGIEENESAEAVSVLKDGKEVSMVGVLEEQFEKKDGDSSHEQEAMVNTTDSAEVDEKEVSMEGGLEEQYGKKDGDSSHEQEAMVNTIDSAEVDEKEVSMEGGLEEQYGKKDGDSSHEEEALVNTIGSAEVDEKEVSMEGGLEEQFEKKDGDSSHEQEALVNTIDSAEVDEKEVSMEGGLEEQFEKKDGDSSHEEEALVNTIDSAEVDEKEVSMEGGLEEQFEKKDGDSSHEEEALVNTIDSAEVDEKEVSMEGVLEEQFEKKVGDSSHEQEETVSTIDISLLKEKETEDLSTPVESVSEVNVETSVKDSQDSLNEPLGIPSMDDASLLEGVVQGNEFGEIGESKEISKEGVVQDPLEEPIGNSSQELEEIVKTDDQLDLKEIPLKETQIPSLQDDSVIEVIKDVDSLKEPLGSSSVMDDDGDMTMKGVLQDPFRELIGSSLHDHLTLEGLHLKEEAEDPSVLADSVIKVNVDKSIEDAHDVYETPPGSPSVDHVSPVEGFEANIDHSSMEALGSFSMADVSSMKRVVEGNESTEVDEKSLVSMEGAHKEPFKDPVGPSTDELQTMVKTVDQSFQDPSLQGNVQEKEFTEGSEDATMDNHVESLKKENKDMSLEDVLEVPFEKPFGDSLHEQDATVNIIDRSLVKEIPLKEDEDPSATVELVTESPFVVDVFPVEGNEFNKVSETACHDSRTMVNHVASVESSSLVDGSSVEGVGQRNGQRNEMLGLVRSLLEEIRRIRAFYEEGLRQTTKIDLQMLEVLEKFDSTR